GTTGAAACGACGGTAGGTGCTTACCGCCAGATCATCCGGCGGTAGGTTccacctaccgccgtttcaaccgGCGGTAAGGCTCGGCCCAACACGGCCTAGCGCGGAACGAtcctaccgccggttcatccggcggtaacaaccttccgccggatgaaccggcggctgggtgacatttttgaaaataaaaaaacacgacatatatttttgataaatcgaaaaaaaatataaaaataaaaaaaatccaagcCACCAGACGGCCTCGCACTCGGCAGGCCAAACCCAGCCCATAGCCACGGCGACTTCGAAGCATACCGAGCCTGGAGCTGCCTGCGTCCGTTCCGCAGTTGTACGCAGCTGATGAAGGCCCATCTCCGTGTCATGGAGCCGTCGATTGGCAccggcattttttttttgtgtcttCGAAACCGGCCCGTGCTGGTAGCGCGGCGTCGATGGTACGCGTGAACATGGTGAGTCGATGAGGATGCCATAGCTAGCACACTGACTGCTGCTGCCCGCGACGCTTGACGGGTTAACTTTGGAGTAGTAGTAGGTGTTTAGTGGGGTAATCATGTCATGCGAACCGGCAGCGCACCTACTGCCAGGAAAATCTCCAAAGCGGTTGGTTGGGGTGGGATTGGAAAAGGGGCCCTCCCTCGCTGGCGCAGGCGCACCAAAAGCGCTTCAATTCCACGTCGCGCAGGCAGCCGGACCGGACCAGAGCCAGCCAGAGCCCAGAGGGCGGCACGCTGAGCCTACGCTTTGCTTGCTTGGCTGCTACCCTAGTGCAGCACCCTCGCATCCCGGTCTCAGGAAGTCTtggtattttttgtttgttgcttttcagaaaAGGATTTTACAGGAAGGAACTAAACACCGTGCCTTCCATGCTTGTGTGGTAAAAAACGGATAGAAATCGGTGCGACCAAAGCGGGGAGTAATTTCGACCTGGACGGAGAAATCACCGGGAAGGAATAATGGCATGCCTTCCTGGCTCCTGCTTGCCTTTCTTTCCGAGTAAGCTACTGCTGATGATCGGAGCGACTAATCAGGAGTTGCCAAAAACTACCGTGATATTTGATCCCCGCAGTCTCGCAACCGCCGGGATCATAAACTAATCGGGAAGGCGTGAAAACAGAGGGCGGTGACGCTTCTGCGCCAGATCACATTAGGTCCGGTCCCATCCCGTCCGATTAGTTTTGGCGCGTCCTGCTAATCCTAATCCTAATCGCCCGAGCTACACTCCACCGCCGTCGGCCACCACCATGCATGCTCCCTTGTTTTCTTCCCGGGAGTCTTCCTCTCCCAGCCACAGCGCCCGCCCCCGCAGCCTTGTTGGCACCTACTCCTTTGTCCCCATCCCCTGCTCTCAACCCGTCTCCAGCTCTCTCACCTCACCCAGCTCGCTGCACGCATGGCGCACCAGCAGGGTTGGAGCAAGTCAAGCAGACGAGGGGGCGAGCAACCGGCCAACCGCACTTCCCAGTCGTGATCCGAgtggtggtggggggggggggggggggggggggggggggggcttaacATGGAAAAAAACCTCGGCCTATATTAAGCCACTCCATCTTAAGGGGATTTGACAGCCATGGCAAATGGAGTGGAGGCATCTACCAAAGACTAAAGGCTGGCACTGCGATAATGCCCATAACTCTTGCGTTGACAGTGTAGGAGACTCAAATTCACACGCTCTAGCTGCTTCGTGAGGTGGAGTGTACGAGTAAGAATTTGTATCTGACCACCTGTAATATGGCTGGGAATAAGTGCTTAATTGTTGGCCAAAGCTGACCATTGCGTAATGGATATGAGACAAGGAAATTTTGTTTATTCAAAAAAAGACAAGGAAATTGAACCAGGAGATACTAAATTTCGGATCCTGCATACTGGCAAAAATTAGTTCATTGCAATTTAATCGACAGTTATACGCTTGCTTTAGATATTATTTCTGAGTTGTTATCGTGAGAAGAATTTCCTGAATGTGCCACAATAAATCACTTCTGAGTATCTCTtaagattaatgtgggaatgcAATAATCAAGGATACGAGGAGCCACCcacaaaacagaaaaaaaatattggagAGGAAAGAGAAGGGAATAAATGTGGGGGAAGCTTGGCAGTTCCGCTATATTCTAACTCCCCCACGGAGGCAGGGGGgcagttctctctctctctcttcgccGTCGCCTCCAAAAGCTCGTATTTTTAGCTCTCTCCTGAGCTCTCTCCATCTCTCATCAAGCTCTCCCAAGCTCTCGCCATGGCCAAGAACACATGCAAGCTCTGCTCCCGCCGCTTCGCCAGCCCCCGCGCCCTCGCCGGGCACATGCGCGCCcactccatcgccgccgccaagtCGCAGATCTCCTCGGCGTCCTCGGCCTcgacctccctcgccgccgccggcggcggcggcggcctggacgacGACACCGACGCCAAGAAGCCCGGTCCCATCCAGGGGCAAGTGCTGCGGGAGAAGCCCAAGCGCCGCGCCCGCCTCGCCGTGTCCGACTTCTCGGATCGCGAGAGCGAGACGACGGACTACTACTCGCCGGACGCCAAGCGCTCGCCCGGCGGATCGGGGGACGCCGAGCCGGTGAGCTCGGTCTCCGACGGAGACACCCCCGTGGAGGACGTCGCGCTGTCCCTGATGATGCTCTCCCGCGACTcctggcccgcgccgccgccgccggcgtactACTCCGCCTACCGCGCCGACTCAGACGACGCCCGCCCGGGCCCCGCGGTCGCGGCAACCGCGGCGCAGAAGCGGACGCGGTACGAGTGCCCCGCGTGCAAGAAGGTGTTCCGATCGTACCAGGCCCTGGGGGGCCACCGCGCCAGCAACGtgcgcggcggcaggggcggctGCTGCGCGCCCCCGCTGAGCACCCCTCCGCCTCCCGCCCCGCTGCAGCCATTGCCGGAATGCGAcgacggcggggaggaggaggacccgtCCAAGGCCACAAGCGTGTTCCCGTCCGGGCAAGCTCTGGGCGGCCACAAGCGGTCCCACCtctgcccggccgccgccgacccgtcgATCGCGATGAAGAGCCTGGGCTTCATTGATCTGAACCTCCCCGCGCCCTTCGACGACGTGGAGAACTCCGCCGTGTCAGATCCCTTCCTCTCGTCCAAGCCAGCCCGTTCCTGAAAGCAAAGGAGCAGAGCAAGCAAGCCGGCTGCTTTGTCCCGCCTGCCTTTCGGTTGATTCCAACGGAGACGATTCGAGCCAAGGATCAGAAGGATATTACTGCTTAACAAAGCAGCAAGAAAGGTAAAGAAACCGATAAGAAAAAAAGGGATTGGTTTTGCTTGGGTCGGGTAGTTCTTTTCTCCTAGTATTTGTTCGCATTGATTCAATCAGCTACAATATCGCTGTAGGCTGTAGCCCTCCGTTTCGTTGTGTCTTTTTGTTCGTTTCAAGCCATGGAGCAGAGTAGGGATGGGGGCAGCTAAACAGAGCTAAGCTTGCTAGTTCTTGAATTCTCTCTGGAATCAAGCAGGGAAAATATCCCCGAAAAGGAGCTCGGGGAAAAGAAGaggacagaaaaaaaaaactactccaGCTGAAGTGTTGCTTTCTGTTGCAGTCTCCAGCTGTGCTCGCTCCAACTGTCCGTAGCTTGGGGAGCTTGGCATTGGCAAGCCACCTAGGCGATCGCAGTCGTTAGCCAGAAAACACCAGCATCGGAATGGCGATACCAATGCAGCAGGATCGGGCCTGGCCTTTGCAGTTACATCCACATGCGGCTGCAGAGACTCTGCTCGCTCGCTTCCTTTCTCTCCTTTTGCttcggccgccgcccgctggatgctgccggctgctgccgccgccccaccACCGCCAGCCACCTCCCCACCCCACCCGCAGCGAGTCTGCCTATGCATCTCCCTCTTCCTTCTGCGGCCGGGAGCAGCAAAAAGGCTTGGAACAGTCGGGTACTGTGGCCAAATCATCCTGCTCTCTCCTTTTCGTCCCTCTCTCTGCTCTGTGGGCCCCCAAAACGAGCGTAATGCTTCCCAACAGATTGTCCGTCGCCGCAACTAATGAATACGTAATGCGGTTTTGAATTTGGTATATAAATACCATTGTACGGACGTATATTAGCCCGCTACGAGTACTGTACATCTGTACAAAAAGGATGTTGGTTGCGTTGGATAGATGCGATCCGTCTGACGAGTCGGTCAGAGTGGCTTTCGATTTTACAGGAGCTGCTCTCCACGTTCGGCGGGGAGGTAGTTATACGCACGGCCCACCACTCGCGTCCACGTGGCACCCGTCTCTCTCAATCCCTCTCTCCTACGCTTTTGGGTTCGCATCGCCGCCGGGGTCTCTCAGGTAAGTAGGCAACGTCGTCGGTTGTTTAGGATTAGCGCGAGAAGGGATTAAGAGCAACTACAACAACAGATTGATCTTCCCCTTTCCTCTTTCTCACCATATAGGGAAATCCCCTTTCTCAATTTCAACATATATAGAAGAAATGCTCCAACAGATTTATTTTCCCCTTTTCTAAATAGAAAGGGAGATGTGATGTCTCCCCTTTCTATTGGGGATTGGAGAGAAATTATTGGGGATtgagaaaaataaaaggaaaagggagatggaaaatcaatctgttggagtagGTTTTTTCAACATCAATCTCCTATATTGAGAAAAGGtggaaaggaaaaagagaaagatcaATTTGTTGGAGTTGCTATAACGCATAGTTAATCCGGGTCAGTTATTCTTAGATAAATAAATGGGCCCGGCAACTGTTACCGTACCTGAGGGCGCGGAGCCCGAGGAGGATCTCGCGGACGAATCGGTTGGTCCACGCTGCGTGGGGAGGGAACCTGGTATGACGGGTgggccctcccctgctcccgccgcccgcccgggGTCGCTCCGGTGTGCACTCCCCCGCGTGCCGGTAGCACGCTGCCGTGCCGGAACGGAAAGCCGCCTGGGGTGGGGACGGACCGCCGCCGGGGGGAACGCCTCACGTGGCGGCGGCCCACGAGATCGCGGACGGACGGCCGAGATCGTCCGACGGCTCCAGCCCCCGCCTCAACTTTCCGATCGAGCGGTCTCCGATTATTCCGCTGCAAACTTTCCTTGGGAAAAATCCATCTCGGCAAAAGTCGCAGCGTCCTACGGCACGAGAACAATTTTCCGTGAGCGGGGGCTAAGTACGGGGAGGGAGAAGTAGCGAGGCCAAAAGAGGCGTCTGGGAAAGCGCTGTTGGGTAGCGAGTAGCGACAAGGAACACACGGAGCGAAGCCAGCGAGCAAGCAAGCGGCCGCGCAGGCGTAGCATCTCGTCGATCCCGGTGTCGGCTTTAACTTTTgcccggcggcggggtcgctgCACGCGAGACTTTCGTGAGCCGCAGACTCTTCCGGGCCGGCGTCTCCGGCAAGGGGCTTCAAGCCGGCccgccagccggccggccggcctcacgcCGCAGCCGTCCCATCCCGGCAGGAAGGAAATTCCTGCTCCCTTTGGACCGGTCCTCTACTCACAGCTGCCGCAGAAAGTTACCGGTACCCGCGCCGATAGCCTTTGTCCTGTCTGTACTCCCAGCACGACGACCCGACCCTGCGTCGTTCGTGTACGCAGGCACGTAGCAGCAGGTTCTCCGTTGCAGGCACTAGTTGCAACGGCCGCTACCGCTGAGCTTTGTAGCCACCGCCGTGAGGGAACCGTCCAGGACCTGCGCGAGAGGTGCCAGGCAGGCAGGTTACAGGGGCTGTGCCGTGCACCACCGAGCAGCGGGTGACGTGGCCCGCGGTCGGGGCCTCGGGGGAAGACGGTGGGTGGCGACGCCGCGCGCACGGGCCACGGCGGGCGCCGCGAGCGAGAAAGAGGGTCGCGTTCTTTTGGCACGCACGGTGCTGCCTGCAGCCTGCGTAGGTTAACCACCGCGCGCTTAATTCCCCGGCCATCACACCTCTTCGTTCGTGCGGCACAGCGCGGCGTTCGCCCCCTCGCGCACTGTCGCTGTTCTGGCCATGGGCACAGTGCCAACAAAGGAGGACACGGTTCTGCGGATGCTTCTCCAGAATTTTTCTTCTGAGATGCAGCAGCTTAATTAGCTTCTGCGAGCAACGGAGCCGTTCGCGATTAGCGCTGTGCCGCACGGCGCTGTGCCGGTGTCTGTATCTCATGACGCCATGGGCAATCATGGAGGACCCTGGCTGTCTTCTGAAAAGCCGAGGTGTAGTGTATGTGTATTCAATGGCACGCGGTAGCTTGGGCGTATGCCAGGGCACGGACGCGCACACATGTAGTACACGGGATGAGTACATGGTAGGTGGCCAcccggccccggcgccgcgcGTCGCGAACGGGGGCGAGCAGAGCAGTGAAGGGGCGCGCGGTAGGTACTACCCTGTCATGCGTTTGCTGTCTCGCCATTGGAAGGGCATCGGCCTGGCATGCCACGCCATGCCGCATCTTCCTTCCTCTGCTTTACTTCCCCGTTCGTTCTCTCGCTCGCCTCACCGGTCACCGCAGATCTCCTTGTCCGCCGGGGTTCTCACCCGTTCGAGCCGGTCCTAACATGGAGCGAGCAACGATTGATTCATTATTTACCACGCCAACGGGCAACGACACCTTTTTTTCCCTAGTGCCTGCCTGGAAAATTTCTAGGGTTTCTGCAAAGCGCCTGCTTCGTCTCTTTCAGCGACATACCAGTTTCCATAAACACGCTCGGAAAGTAAAAAACCGCTGCTCTGGCCTTGTCAAGACTCGAGAGAGACTACATTTGCAGGTGCCATGTCAATAGTATGTCCTGCAATTACCTTTCTTACTCAGATATAAATTAAACACCGCGTACTTTCCTCTTCATTTCTTGCGCTCTTGCTCATCAGGTTGTGTGCACCCTTCTACGCGTGCTGCCACAGAATCATCGGTGTGCCGGTCACGGGAGTTTTAGTTGGTGCAGGTCTCCGGACTGCTGGGGAGCTACTGTTGGTAGGGCTCGATGGCGCGCTCCGAGTGGTAGGATAGGATGCTTGCTTGCTTCTGCAGCCAGCACGGTTCCTCCACCCTCTTCCCTCACCTCATGATCGGCCGGGGCGAATTTTAATCGCCATCGCAGTCAGAGACCCTGAAGGGGAAAATGGATGAGATAGCATTTTCAATTGTGGACCTtttgtttggaaaagaaaatacAAGGATCCAAGGTAAATGGCAAATTTGTGGGGGCTAGTGAGACTTGGCTTCTAAGGCATCATATATATGCCCCAACTGATGGCATCAGAATAATGGAACATTTTTTTACTTTAGTTCTTGGTTTGGATTTGGATGGTCAGATGTTCCTGATCTAGTGATCCATGTATGCCTGCTGCTTTACTTGCTTCCTTTTTAACAGTAAGAAGTATGTCTAAAAACCCAGCTAGAAGTAATGTAAGAAAAACAGTGAGAAGTAGTAGGAAACAATTCAACTCCAGCTGAATTTTTTTGAAGAAGTAACTCCAGCTGAATTCAAACTGAATAAAACAGCTGCAGGGGCTTCC
This sequence is a window from Panicum virgatum strain AP13 chromosome 7K, P.virgatum_v5, whole genome shotgun sequence. Protein-coding genes within it:
- the LOC120642717 gene encoding zinc finger protein ZAT1-like — protein: MAKNTCKLCSRRFASPRALAGHMRAHSIAAAKSQISSASSASTSLAAAGGGGGLDDDTDAKKPGPIQGQVLREKPKRRARLAVSDFSDRESETTDYYSPDAKRSPGGSGDAEPVSSVSDGDTPVEDVALSLMMLSRDSWPAPPPPAYYSAYRADSDDARPGPAVAATAAQKRTRYECPACKKVFRSYQALGGHRASNVRGGRGGCCAPPLSTPPPPAPLQPLPECDDGGEEEDPSKATSVFPSGQALGGHKRSHLCPAAADPSIAMKSLGFIDLNLPAPFDDVENSAVSDPFLSSKPARS